Within Micromonospora parathelypteridis, the genomic segment TCTGCCTCTTCGGCTGCGTCCGGGTCCGGCAGGTCTCTGATCGGCCGGCCTGCGCAGGCGCTTCGGCTCCCTGCGGTCGGCGGCGCCGAGGCCTGGACGGCGTCGAGGGCGGGGTCGTGCCCGCACGCCGCCGCGGCAGTCGATCACCACGGCGGCGTGCGGGCGGGTTGACGCCTCAGGCCTGGCGGCCGAGCCACTCCCGATAGGCCGTGGGCGCGATGACGGCGTCGTCGGGGGCGATGAGGACGCCGCCGGGTGCGGCGGCGAACATGCCGGCGCCGTCGTCGGTGGTGACGGTGCGCTGGTCGCCGCGGGCGGCGAGAGTGATGCGACCCAGTTCGTCGAGGGCGAAGACGTCGGGGCCGGCGACGTTGCGGATGCCCTGCAGGGGCGCGCCCATGCTGACGTCGGCCACGGCCTGCGCCACGTCGGCCGCGGCGATGGGCTGCACGGGCGTGCTGGGCAGGCGGACCGTGGTGTCGTCGGCCGTCCACGAGAGGATCGCGTCGACGAACTCGAAGAACTGGGTGGCGCGGACGATCGAGTACGGAACGGGACCGGCCGTGAGGATGTCCTCCTGGAGGACCTTGGCGCGGTAGTAGGCCAGGTCCGGCACCTGGTCGACCCCGACGATGGAGAGCACCACCGCGTGGCCGACACCTGCACTCGCGGCAGCGGCCAGCAGGTTGTCCATGGTCGTCTGGAAGAAGGCGGGCGAGGCGTCGTCGAAGGTCGGCGAGTTGGTCAGGTTGACGACGACCTCGGCTCCGGCGAGCGCCTCGGACAGGCCCTGCCCGGTGAGGAGATCCACCCCGGTGGACAGCGCCAGCGGCACCGCCTCGTGCCCGGCCGTCTGCAGGATCTTCACGACCTGTGACCCGATGAGCCCAGTCCCACCCAGTACGGCGATCTTCATGTCAATGCACCTTCCCGTGACTATGCGGCCGGTTGTCCGGCTTGAAACAGCCGTTACTCGGACCCCTCTTGTCCGAGTAACAATACTCGGACATTCCCAGTCCGAGTAATCGGGGTTGGCTAGGGTGAAGTCATGAAGATGTCTGGCGGGGTCGAG encodes:
- a CDS encoding SDR family oxidoreductase encodes the protein MKIAVLGGTGLIGSQVVKILQTAGHEAVPLALSTGVDLLTGQGLSEALAGAEVVVNLTNSPTFDDASPAFFQTTMDNLLAAAASAGVGHAVVLSIVGVDQVPDLAYYRAKVLQEDILTAGPVPYSIVRATQFFEFVDAILSWTADDTTVRLPSTPVQPIAAADVAQAVADVSMGAPLQGIRNVAGPDVFALDELGRITLAARGDQRTVTTDDGAGMFAAAPGGVLIAPDDAVIAPTAYREWLGRQA